The Daucus carota subsp. sativus chromosome 9, DH1 v3.0, whole genome shotgun sequence genome window below encodes:
- the LOC108201979 gene encoding small ubiquitin-related modifier 2: MDMLFESSTSEGAELGKRPASTALENGGKKRASGQMEQTHDIITVVVKSQVKEVHFKVKRNTKMQKIFKMFCDKAQVEFRSMRFLIDGCRVSPTATPEELNMRDGDEVEAMIYAGGGGNVAIV; this comes from the exons ATG GATATGCTGTTTGAATCATCAACATCTGAAGGAGCAGAACTGGGCAAGAGGCCAGCATCGACGGCCCTAGAGAATGGAGGCAAGAAACGAGCCTCAGGACAGATGGAACAAACTCATGATATAATCACGGTCGTAGTCAAGAGTCAG GTAAAAGAGGTCCATTTCAAGGTTAAACGCAACACTAAGATGCAAAAGATCTTCAAGATGTTCTGTGACAAAGCTCAAGTAGAATTCAGGTCTATGCGGTTCCTCATCGATGGCTGTCGAGTCTCGCCTACTGCTACCCCTGAAGAG CTTAACATGAGGGATGGTGACGAAGTTGAGGCCATGATATATGCTGGAGGAGGCGGCAATGTGGCCATTGTTTAA